From the genome of Aerococcus sanguinicola:
AGCCAGGCGTCTGTCTATATCCATCCTGCTGACCAGGACTACTTGCTTTCTCCTGAGAAGAACTTATCAGGTCTCGGTTTTGCTTCCCAAGTCCTGACCTGCCGGCCAGCTGAAGAGACTTATCAAGAAGGCAAGACCTACCATTTAGCGGACTTTAGCTTTGAAGTCTTCCATACCCCAGGCCATACGCCGGGCGGGGTCTCCCTTTATTTTGAAGAAGAGGGCGTCCTTTTCTCTGGAGATACCCTCTTTCGTCATTCTATTGGTCGGACAGACTTAATCGGTGGGGATACAGCAACTATTCTTAAAAGCATCATCCAAAAACTCTTCGCCCTCCCCGAAAATACACGGGTATTCCCAGGTCATATGGGGGAGACAACAATTGCTGAAGAAAAAAATCATAATCCCTTTTTCCAACTACCCAATTAAGAGATTTTACTTACAATTTAGCCTGGGCTAGGTTATAATTAAATTAGAAAATAATGCTTAATATTACAACCTGGAGGGATTATACAATGTCCATTAGAAAAACATTTGATAACCAATTACATGAACTGAGCGAACTCTTTAAAAGCATGGGAGACCTAACCCTTCAAGCGATCGAACATTCAAGTGATGCCTTACTCGATCACAAGGTTGTCATTTCCCAGCAAGTTATTGAAAATGATGATGAGATCAACGAATACGAGTTTAAAATTGAGCGGGACTGCTATCGCTTAATTGCCCTGCAACAACCCGTTGCCAATGATTTACGGATGATTGCTTCGATCTTAAAAGCAACCTCAGACTTAGAACGGATGGGCGACCATGCTGTATCCATCGCTAAGTCTTCCCTAGTCATTGCTGACTCCCAGCGCTTGCCAGCTATTGAAGAAAAAATTCGCGAAATGTCAGTTAAAGTAGAGGCTATGGTTAGAGATGCCATCGCTGCCTTCTTTGCTAAAGATGCTAAAGCAGCTAAGGAAATTGCGGAAAGAGACCATGAAGTCGATGCCCTCTACAAGCAAGTCCACAATGATATCGTTGATGAAATCACAGCAGGGGACAATGCAGACCTTAGCGAAAGCGCAGCTGCTTATCTCTCTGTTGCTTCAAACTATGAACGTTTAGGGGACTACACCACCAATATTTGTGAACGCGTCCTTTATATGGAAGATGGCAACATGGTGGATCTGAACGCCTAGTCTCTTCTATTTAGAGAAGTCAGCCTGGAAAGAGGCTGGCTTTTTTTCTTGTTTACCATTCAGATGAAGTCAAAGATTTCATTGATGAGGAATTTGGAGGAAGGAAGCCATCCATTTACTTATCAAGAGAAGAGCTTAATCAAGTCTTAGGACTTTAAGATTAATCAATCTATCTTGCCACTAGCTATCTAGCTGGTGGTTTTCTTTAGCTTAAGGGAGATTTTCATTTAGGGATTTTAGACCTTCAAGCTTAACAAGTCATAAAAATTAGTTTAGAATAAACTTAGCTAAGGAAAT
Proteins encoded in this window:
- a CDS encoding MBL fold metallo-hydrolase; the encoded protein is MQIKTLTVGALQANCYIINQEDSTKALLLDPGAEPDRIIAYLEDQGLEVEAILLTHGHCDHIGALEAIRDYSQASVYIHPADQDYLLSPEKNLSGLGFASQVLTCRPAEETYQEGKTYHLADFSFEVFHTPGHTPGGVSLYFEEEGVLFSGDTLFRHSIGRTDLIGGDTATILKSIIQKLFALPENTRVFPGHMGETTIAEEKNHNPFFQLPN
- the phoU gene encoding phosphate signaling complex protein PhoU, coding for MSIRKTFDNQLHELSELFKSMGDLTLQAIEHSSDALLDHKVVISQQVIENDDEINEYEFKIERDCYRLIALQQPVANDLRMIASILKATSDLERMGDHAVSIAKSSLVIADSQRLPAIEEKIREMSVKVEAMVRDAIAAFFAKDAKAAKEIAERDHEVDALYKQVHNDIVDEITAGDNADLSESAAAYLSVASNYERLGDYTTNICERVLYMEDGNMVDLNA